The proteins below come from a single Argentina anserina chromosome 1, drPotAnse1.1, whole genome shotgun sequence genomic window:
- the LOC126791536 gene encoding zinc finger CCCH domain-containing protein 39-like, protein MSNMNYSDQTSFMPMQSLYSGASDAVNCWPPFAMNNEDQHSQFEQHAPPFKRPRNSEEPQSNPMPYPPLNNSRVHPSNAPVNRGINNIFYKTRLCANFKNGSCRNGEHCNYAHGIDDIRQPPPNWQELVSVREEDRPLTGNWEDDQKIIQRMKLCKKFNNGEECPYGDRCNFLHEEPAKFREDSGRYRENTAISIGTTGAPSSTSLEDNRPNTGVDVFRGNLKPYWKTKICNKWEQTGNCPFGEKCDFAHGQAELQLSGMRVEAEVMMSAPIATKPQAVPINDSSTVVMPAMPAAVNEEAEGKKCGLKWRNFKKINQINRIYGDWLDDVPLLES, encoded by the exons ATGTCTAATATGAATTATTCTGATCAAACATCGTTTATGCCGATGCAATCATTATATTCTGGAGCTAGTGATGCTGTTAATTGCTGGCCTCCTTTTGCTATGAACAATGAAGATCAACATTCTCAGTTTGAGCAGCATGCCCCGCCCTTTAAGAGACCTAGAAATTCCGAAGAGCCCCAATCGAATCCAATGCCTTATCCCCCTTTGAACAACTCTAGGGTGCACCCGTCGAATGCTCCGGTTAATAGAGGAATAAACAACATTTTTTACAAGACTCGTCTGTGTGCAAATTTTAAAAATGGTTCGTGTAGGAATGGTGAACACTGCAACTATGCACATGGCATTGACGACATTCGCCAGCCGCCTCCCAATTGGCAAGAGCTTGTCAGTGTGCGCGAAGAGGATAGGCCATTAACGGGTAATTGGGAGGATGATCAGAAGATAATTCAGAGGATGAAGCTCTGCAAGAAGTTTAATAATGGGGAGGAGTGTCCTTATGGAGATAGGTGTAACTTTCTTCATGAAGAACCGGCAAAGTTTAGGGAGGATTCAGGTAGGTATAGAGAGAATACAGCAATCAGCATCGGGACGACAGGAGCACCGAGTAGCACTAGTTTGGAGGATAATAGACCGAACACTGGTGTGGATGTCTTCCGAGGAAATTTGAAGCCATATTGGAAGACTAAGATCTGTAATAAGTGGGAGCAAACAGGAAACTGTCCGTTCGGCGAAAAGTGTGACTTTGCTCATGGACAAGCAG AATTACAGTTGTCTGGTATGCGGGTTGAAGCAGAAGTCATGATGAGTGCTCCGATTGCAACAAAACCACAAGCTGTTCCCATCAATGATTCATCTACAGTTGTAATGCCAGCAATGCCTGCTGCTGTAAACGAAGAAGCGGAGGGTAAGAAGTGTGGACTTAAATGGAGAAATTTCAAGAAGATCAACCAAATCAATCGCATATATGGTGACTGGCTTGATGATGTCCCACTCCTGGAGAGCTGA